One window of the Xenopus tropicalis strain Nigerian chromosome 10, UCB_Xtro_10.0, whole genome shotgun sequence genome contains the following:
- the pgap3 gene encoding post-GPI attachment to proteins factor 3 precursor produces MAPFLVLFLAGVVAASRGDREPVYRDCVTLCERNNCTGSRLTDFRAEQPLYMRVTGWTCLDDCRYQCMWYTVSLYLKEGHEVPQFHGKWPFSRFLFFQEPASALASFLNGVASLLMLLRYRSSVPSSCQMYRTCLAFSMVSVNAWFWSTIFHTRDTALTEKMDYFCASSVILHSIYLCCMRTFGLQYPSIANGFGAFLVLLFACHVSYLTLGRFDYSYNMAANTGFGVLNLMWWLAWCFRRRFHQPYLWKCVLVVISLQSLALLELLDFPPVMWILDAHALWHFSTVPLHFLFYSFLKDDSLYLLKINHDDIPKLD; encoded by the exons ATGGCCCCGTTCCTTGTGCTTTTCCTTGCCGGGGTGGTGGCCGCTTCCCGTGGGGACCGGGAGCCGGTGTATCGGGACTGTGTGACCCTCTGCGAGCGGAACAACTGCACCGGGTCCCGGCTCACGGACTTCCGGGCCGAGCAGCCCCTCTACATGCGCGTCACTG GCTGGACTTGCCTGGATGACTGTCGGTATCAGTGTATGTGGTACACGGTCTCCCTGTATCTCAAGGAAGGACATGAAGTCCCTCAGTTCCACGGCAAG TGGCCGTTTTCCCGGTTCCTGTTCTTCCAAGAGCCAGCTTCTGCCTTGGCATCCTTCCTTAATGGTGTGGCTAGCCTCCTGATGCTGCTTCGCTACCGTTCCTCGGTCCCTTCCTCCTGCCAAATGTACCGCACTTGCCTGGCCTTCTCCATG GTCTCCGTAAATGCCTGGTTTTGGTCCACCATTTTCCATACCAGAGACACGGCGCTTACTGAG AAAATGGACTATTTCTGTGCCTCTTCGGTTATCCTGCACTCTATCTACCTGTGCTGCATGAG GACTTTTGGGCTGCAGTATCCTTCCATTGCAAATGGCTTTGGTGCTttcctggtgctcctgtttgcctGCCATGTTTCCTACCTGACTCTTGGCCGCTTTGACTACAGCTACAACATGGCAGCCAATACCGGCTTTG GGGTTTTGAACCTGATGTGGTGGCTAGCATGGTGTTTTCGGAGGCGCTTTCACCAGCCCTATCTGTGGAAGTGCGTATTGGTAGTCATCTCGCTGCAGAGTTTGGCTCTTCTAGAACTGCTGGATTTCCCCCCGGTCATGTGGATACTGGATGCCCATGCTCTTTGGCACTTCAGCACCGTTCCCCTGCACTTTCTCTTCTACAG TTTTTTGAAAGATGACAGCTTGTACCTATTAAAGATTAACCACGATGACATCCCTAAACTAGACTAA
- the pgap3 gene encoding post-GPI attachment to proteins factor 3 isoform X1, translated as MAPFLVLFLAGVVAASRGDREPVYRDCVTLCERNNCTGSRLTDFRAEQPLYMRVTGWTCLDDCRYQCMWYTVSLYLKEGHEVPQFHGKWPFSRFLFFQEPASALASFLNGVASLLMLLRYRSSVPSSCQMYRTCLAFSMKMDYFCASSVILHSIYLCCMRTFGLQYPSIANGFGAFLVLLFACHVSYLTLGRFDYSYNMAANTGFGVLNLMWWLAWCFRRRFHQPYLWKCVLVVISLQSLALLELLDFPPVMWILDAHALWHFSTVPLHFLFYSFLKDDSLYLLKINHDDIPKLD; from the exons ATGGCCCCGTTCCTTGTGCTTTTCCTTGCCGGGGTGGTGGCCGCTTCCCGTGGGGACCGGGAGCCGGTGTATCGGGACTGTGTGACCCTCTGCGAGCGGAACAACTGCACCGGGTCCCGGCTCACGGACTTCCGGGCCGAGCAGCCCCTCTACATGCGCGTCACTG GCTGGACTTGCCTGGATGACTGTCGGTATCAGTGTATGTGGTACACGGTCTCCCTGTATCTCAAGGAAGGACATGAAGTCCCTCAGTTCCACGGCAAG TGGCCGTTTTCCCGGTTCCTGTTCTTCCAAGAGCCAGCTTCTGCCTTGGCATCCTTCCTTAATGGTGTGGCTAGCCTCCTGATGCTGCTTCGCTACCGTTCCTCGGTCCCTTCCTCCTGCCAAATGTACCGCACTTGCCTGGCCTTCTCCATG AAAATGGACTATTTCTGTGCCTCTTCGGTTATCCTGCACTCTATCTACCTGTGCTGCATGAG GACTTTTGGGCTGCAGTATCCTTCCATTGCAAATGGCTTTGGTGCTttcctggtgctcctgtttgcctGCCATGTTTCCTACCTGACTCTTGGCCGCTTTGACTACAGCTACAACATGGCAGCCAATACCGGCTTTG GGGTTTTGAACCTGATGTGGTGGCTAGCATGGTGTTTTCGGAGGCGCTTTCACCAGCCCTATCTGTGGAAGTGCGTATTGGTAGTCATCTCGCTGCAGAGTTTGGCTCTTCTAGAACTGCTGGATTTCCCCCCGGTCATGTGGATACTGGATGCCCATGCTCTTTGGCACTTCAGCACCGTTCCCCTGCACTTTCTCTTCTACAG TTTTTTGAAAGATGACAGCTTGTACCTATTAAAGATTAACCACGATGACATCCCTAAACTAGACTAA
- the pgap3 gene encoding post-GPI attachment to proteins factor 3 isoform X3, with the protein MAPFLVLFLAGVVAASRGDREPVYRDCVTLCERNNCTGSRLTDFRAEQPLYMRVTGWTCLDDCRYQCMWYTVSLYLKEGHEVPQFHGKWPFSRFLFFQEPASALASFLNGVASLLMLLRYRSSVPSSCQMYRTCLAFSMVSVNAWFWSTIFHTRDTALTEKMDYFCASSVILHSIYLCCMR; encoded by the exons ATGGCCCCGTTCCTTGTGCTTTTCCTTGCCGGGGTGGTGGCCGCTTCCCGTGGGGACCGGGAGCCGGTGTATCGGGACTGTGTGACCCTCTGCGAGCGGAACAACTGCACCGGGTCCCGGCTCACGGACTTCCGGGCCGAGCAGCCCCTCTACATGCGCGTCACTG GCTGGACTTGCCTGGATGACTGTCGGTATCAGTGTATGTGGTACACGGTCTCCCTGTATCTCAAGGAAGGACATGAAGTCCCTCAGTTCCACGGCAAG TGGCCGTTTTCCCGGTTCCTGTTCTTCCAAGAGCCAGCTTCTGCCTTGGCATCCTTCCTTAATGGTGTGGCTAGCCTCCTGATGCTGCTTCGCTACCGTTCCTCGGTCCCTTCCTCCTGCCAAATGTACCGCACTTGCCTGGCCTTCTCCATG GTCTCCGTAAATGCCTGGTTTTGGTCCACCATTTTCCATACCAGAGACACGGCGCTTACTGAG AAAATGGACTATTTCTGTGCCTCTTCGGTTATCCTGCACTCTATCTACCTGTGCTGCATGAGGTGA
- the pgap3 gene encoding post-GPI attachment to proteins factor 3 isoform X4 — MAPFLVLFLAGVVAASRGDREPVYRDCVTLCERNNCTGSRLTDFRAEQPLYMRVTGWTCLDDCRYQCMWYTVSLYLKEGHEVPQFHGKWPFSRFLFFQEPASALASFLNGVASLLMLLRYRSSVPSSCQMYRTCLAFSMKMDYFCASSVILHSIYLCCMSA, encoded by the exons ATGGCCCCGTTCCTTGTGCTTTTCCTTGCCGGGGTGGTGGCCGCTTCCCGTGGGGACCGGGAGCCGGTGTATCGGGACTGTGTGACCCTCTGCGAGCGGAACAACTGCACCGGGTCCCGGCTCACGGACTTCCGGGCCGAGCAGCCCCTCTACATGCGCGTCACTG GCTGGACTTGCCTGGATGACTGTCGGTATCAGTGTATGTGGTACACGGTCTCCCTGTATCTCAAGGAAGGACATGAAGTCCCTCAGTTCCACGGCAAG TGGCCGTTTTCCCGGTTCCTGTTCTTCCAAGAGCCAGCTTCTGCCTTGGCATCCTTCCTTAATGGTGTGGCTAGCCTCCTGATGCTGCTTCGCTACCGTTCCTCGGTCCCTTCCTCCTGCCAAATGTACCGCACTTGCCTGGCCTTCTCCATG AAAATGGACTATTTCTGTGCCTCTTCGGTTATCCTGCACTCTATCTACCTGTGCTGCATGAG TGCCTGA
- the pgap3 gene encoding post-GPI attachment to proteins factor 3 isoform X2: MAPFLVLFLAGVVAASRGDREPVYRDCVTLCERNNCTGSRLTDFRAEQPLYMRVTGWTCLDDCRYQCMWYTVSLYLKEGHEVPQFHGKWPFSRFLFFQEPASALASFLNGVASLLMLLRYRSSVPSSCQMYRTCLAFSMVSVNAWFWSTIFHTRDTALTEKMDYFCASSVILHSIYLCCMSA, from the exons ATGGCCCCGTTCCTTGTGCTTTTCCTTGCCGGGGTGGTGGCCGCTTCCCGTGGGGACCGGGAGCCGGTGTATCGGGACTGTGTGACCCTCTGCGAGCGGAACAACTGCACCGGGTCCCGGCTCACGGACTTCCGGGCCGAGCAGCCCCTCTACATGCGCGTCACTG GCTGGACTTGCCTGGATGACTGTCGGTATCAGTGTATGTGGTACACGGTCTCCCTGTATCTCAAGGAAGGACATGAAGTCCCTCAGTTCCACGGCAAG TGGCCGTTTTCCCGGTTCCTGTTCTTCCAAGAGCCAGCTTCTGCCTTGGCATCCTTCCTTAATGGTGTGGCTAGCCTCCTGATGCTGCTTCGCTACCGTTCCTCGGTCCCTTCCTCCTGCCAAATGTACCGCACTTGCCTGGCCTTCTCCATG GTCTCCGTAAATGCCTGGTTTTGGTCCACCATTTTCCATACCAGAGACACGGCGCTTACTGAG AAAATGGACTATTTCTGTGCCTCTTCGGTTATCCTGCACTCTATCTACCTGTGCTGCATGAG TGCCTGA